One window of Candidatus Regiella endosymbiont of Tuberolachnus salignus genomic DNA carries:
- a CDS encoding phage tail tip fiber protein codes for MAIIGNKGGSHRPPTPTESPDSLHSTAKAKILLALGEDAGMVVGVETQGSSVKSQIGFNADNFMLLSGQQGKKFSPFAIKNNQVFIREGFIQDGSITNAKIGNTLQSTNYVANTSGWRWSKNGGIEMNGTGKGKARMTIKNNRIDVYDERGVLRVRFGKL; via the coding sequence ATGGCCATCATAGGAAACAAAGGCGGCAGCCATCGACCGCCTACGCCGACAGAATCACCGGATAGCCTGCATTCTACCGCCAAAGCCAAAATATTATTAGCACTGGGGGAAGATGCCGGCATGGTGGTCGGTGTGGAAACCCAGGGCAGCAGCGTAAAATCACAAATAGGCTTTAATGCCGATAACTTTATGCTGTTAAGCGGCCAGCAGGGCAAAAAATTCTCCCCCTTTGCGATTAAAAATAATCAAGTCTTTATCCGTGAAGGCTTTATTCAAGACGGCAGCATTACCAATGCCAAAATTGGCAACACCCTCCAATCGACCAATTATGTCGCCAACACTTCAGGCTGGCGATGGAGTAAAAACGGCGGCATTGAAATGAACGGCACCGGCAAAGGAAAAGCCAGAATGACCATTAAAAATAACCGCATTGATGTGTAC